TCTGGGCGCGGACGCGCAAGAACTCAAGTTGGGCAATTCCTGCAAAAACAACGGAGTTCTGAAGCCCTACGGCGACTTTCTCTTCACGTATCCTCTGACGGAGTGCGACGCCGTGCGTCAGGTAAGATGTAGAAGATGGTAGATTCCAGGTCCTCCTGCTTCATTTTGAACCGAGTCTCTGCAGACAGCCGGAGGTTATCTGCTCTACAAATTCGTGCTTCATTATGAGCCTTCCCTCAAACGTTTCCCGGGTGGATCGCACCGGGTTGATGTTGATATTGAATGCCGTTACCAAAGGTAAGGTTTTATCTCTTTATTTCCAACACAATTTGCGTGTGTAAAAAAGCCCGCGTTTCCCAGATTTCACACTCCGTTTAGGAACCATCATGTGCGCCAGCTGACTATCCAGCCCACATGGAAAACTGTTGTTGTGCGTAAAAGGCTGAAAGGAAGTCCAAAACTCTTCCAGATCGAGCTGATGGACGGTGCGTTGAAAGATCCGTAGTTaacaactgttttgttttgttttaatacatTGTAAACGTCTATGAAGTGTCGCATTTGATGGGATGTTATTGATCAGATTCGTGGAGAGGACCAGCCACGTCCCGGGTGTATAAACTTGGACAGACAGTTAACTTCCAGAtttcagctcctcatctccCAACTGGTGGAAAAGTTTACATCAATCGCTGCTATGCTGGTGGTTCTAAATCCTCCCTCAATTACACGATCATTGATAATTTTGGGTAAGGAGTTTGGAGAGTTGGGATAtcaaaatcttattttttacgCCCTAATTTGGGAAAGGGTCATATTGTCATCCATAGATGTATGCTTGACGgtaagagagacagaggggcCTCCCGGTTCATCTCTCGGACAGACGACACCTTGAGATTCTCCTTAAAGGCTTTCCAGTTCACTTCTGACCCAGACAAGGAGGTGAGCCTCTAGTTTAATGAGCTGAAGTTAGAGTTGTGATTGTCTCTTACCTCTTATCCCATTTTTAGGTCAGGGTTAGCTGCTTATTGTTTGTCGCAACCGAGGAGCCCGGTCCTGCACACAAATCATGCTCCTACAGAGGAAACAGGTGAGCTTACCTTCCCAGAGATATTTTTAAATGCTTCAACTCCAAGAGACTAGCTTCTCACCCAAAAGTATTAGAAAAGCTGACTCTTGTAACTGAAAACCATCTAAGAAGAGACAGATGTGTTGGGATGCTGCTCTGTGGAGAAACAAGAGTTTTCCAGGCCTGTGGCTCAGCGAAAAGAAACATGAGCTGGAAACTACCCTACCTACAGTGAATCATGAGTGACTGATGCTCTGGGGTTTCTTTGCATCTAGTGTGCAGGTCACAGCAACTATAAACTCCATGGTGTATTAGAGATGGTTGTCATTGAGGGATGACCTTAAGCCTGCAACAGTCAGAGAGGCATTTTAATAAATAGTAACACGGACAAAATTATATTCAGTTCACTGTTTTTATTACTGTAGTTTTATTTCAAACTGCCTGGaggttgaatattttttttcttccaactgTATCATGACAGGTGGAAAGCCCTCGCTGGTGAAGACTCCATATGTGAATGCTGTGACTCACAATGTGTGACCTCTAAACCACGGAGATCCATGATGGAAGGTACATCTCATTATAAAGTCTGTTTTTAAGGATGAACACATTCCTTCTCAGACTGATTGATGTTGAGCGTGAACGGGCATTATCTCTGAGTGACCAGTCCAATGAgggaaaatgttcatttttcaagGCTCTGCTGTCACCGAGTCATTGCTGGTCTCTGATCAGTCATACGCAGATGAAGATGGTTTTCTCCCAGTCAATCCCGCCTCAGCCAGCAGGAGCAGACAAGGCAAAGACACCATCATTCATTACCTCGATGAGCAACACCATCACGAGAACCCACAGGGGACTGTGGATATACTAGCatttgatgaagaggaggtggatCTTGAAAATGGAGAAGAAAGTGGGGCTATCTTCTCATTTAGAGGACCTGATATAGAGTTAGGGTTTGTGGAGAGGGTCTTAGAAGAGGAGAATGAGTTTGAAGAGAATGGGTCAGGGTATTTAGCAACAGGGTACTTCTcagagagtgaagaggaggaaggataTAGAAGGAGAGAAGATGAGATTACTGAGGTACAGCAGGTGATCCACTTAAATCAGACAGAAGGTGCGATGTCAGAGCAGATGTTGCCATCAGGTGACAACCTACCAACGGAGTTACAGCCCCTGGTctctgaaggagaggaagagaacagGAAGTACACAGACAGAAGTAAAGATGACAGCATGACTGCCTCCGAGGGGGAGGTGAAAGATGATTTAGTCAAAAACGAGATGACCTGGTATTTCACATGGAGGTAGCGTTTGTTGAATCAGTTGTGATGTAATCAATTATTATGCTGATTCCAATTAAATATCAAAAAGCAGCTGGACTCTTGTTATAACTTTATAACATCAGACTAGGACACCTAAAATTTGTTAACTTGcatgtatttttattgatcTTAAACATGAGTACAGTTCAATATAATGCAAGTGAgcataaaactttatttgtatcacacatgcagacacatgtCATGTTCAGTGAGAATGCAACAGTAAGGACGTTTTTAAGGACAAAGGAAAAGGTGACAGTTTGTTTGGTCCATGAAGCTTTATTCTGTCCATTATGATCATCACATTAGTCTCCAAACCAAGTTGAAATATATTCAAGTTCAACACACATATTCCACCATTCCAGCCCAAACTGAGGCAGGGCGACATCAGTAACTAAAAGCAGCAGGAAATGTGATCAGAAATGATTGTGTTGCTTGGCATGCCTCCTGATTGTGTTCGACAGCTGTGAGTAATGACGTGTGGGAATTTATAGAAAAGAATTTGGATATTAACAGCTAAAACTACTAGATTTAAATGACTTTTATACTATCAGAAGACAATATGTGTGTAGTGGACCCCCGTCTGAACAcgaaaagaggaaaaataacttaatattttttaaaacaaatatttggtgtGGAAATAAGAACAGCTCTGTAGGCCAGATCCATTAGTGGATATGTTAGATGTACAAAATATTGCTATATTTACAGATGAACCCAAAAGCCCCACTGAGAACTGGCTAAAGCTGCAATTCAGCTGGACAGAAGCGGTCCAATCACTAAATGTCACTAGAGGGCAGTAGGTTCCCATCTCTTGCAACTAAAGCTCAAAGACCCTCTGGCCAAAATAATACGCACTGTATTCacttattaaaatgtaaagtgaTTAAATTAAGACCCACACCATTAACATCAAATCCAAAGGATTTTCTTTGAAATCCAAAGCGTTTCCAAACGCAACCTTTGAAATAAACATCTCATCGAACAAACTCAACTGGTCTTTTCACGCCCAACTTGCTGAAAAATCAATGTAACGAGTAAATCTATCCTCCTCAGGCTTCCTTCAGTCTTTACAATCACGTCGATGGCGTCTCTCCTACAGTACCTGCTGTCCCATTTGTCTTCTCTTCAGCATCTGAGGTTGGAGAATTCAAGCAGTTAATTTAATGAAGTAAAGAGTAGGACATTAGCTACCAGCTAATTAAAGAAATTACAATGTAGGTCCACTGTTTCATACTCTAATAACTAATCTAGTGAATAGCCATTGCATATTTCAGAATTATTATGATTACTTGTCCCTTTCTTTCACCCAGGACTTTGGTTTATAACTTATTTTTACTGTTAAATAGGAAAGGCCAACATGCTAGCATGATGAATTTTGGATCTGCAGgagaatacaaagaaaaaaaccattAAACTCATTAAAAGCCCAGATTAATCCAAAATGGATCAAATCACTGCCAACCTTAAAGGCTCTTCATTTAAAGAGCATGAACCTACGTCTTTTACAGTTATTTGAAAGGTTTaacaaatttgaatttattcGTAATTTTGCttgttattaattttattaatgttataATTTATACTAAACTCATCGAGGCCTTTCTAAACTGTTTTGGGGTTTTACATTAATGCAGTAATTTAAGATTCCTGATATTTACAGTTTAGAAGCTGAtgcaaacaggttttttttttgtatcagcAAGTTAGCACATTTACTGTGAACATGTCAGAATGAGAGCTGCTCACTGCAGAACTTTTTGCTTTCATACTCTTGATCAAAGAAAACTGAACCAGCACAATTTCTGTTGAGTCATTTAGTGGACAATCCCTCTTACCTGTGATACTCTCCTTTAgtgcttcctgtcctgcagtTTGCTCCGTCCCTACACTGGTCTCCACCTCTTTTCCCATTGTTTTGGGTTTCTTTGCAACAGGTGGTGGCACCTTCACTCCCTTCTTCACCAACTCTGCTTCACTATCCATAACCTTTGTTACAGAGGAACCCTCCAGGTTCTTCTTTATGGCTGCCCTTTCCCCAGCCATGTGCCTGGTCTCTATCATCGCCCTCTTGTTGCTTTTGGAGAAGATAAAGCTCGCTGTGCTGGTGGGAGACTTATGAAAGCCGGTTGGCGATGTTTGTGAGTGCAAGCTGATGCGAGGGGCAGAACTAGTTTGTGACCTGGCTGCTGTCCTCAGACGGATAGCTTCCTGCAGGTTCATGGAAGGAGCAGCGATCGTGGCAGGAGGGGACTTTACTGTGGGGGACACAGCTGTGGGTGAAGATGCAGGTTGAATCACGGTGGACTCGGACTTGGAATGAGCAGCTTGAGAAATAACAACCACAGGCGGCGAGCTGGACGTTGGAGAGGTCGCGATCAGAGACTTCCTGATGGGCTTCTGAGGTGTCTCACCACTGGCGGATGAAGTTGGGACTTGATTGCTCACTGTGGCCTCAACCTCTTGCGCTTTAGGAGGCTCAGGGCTGTTACTGACTGACCTCAGCTTGACTACCTGTAGGATGGATGGGGTGACAATGACAGTGGGTTTCTCCTGCACAACGGGAGTTGAGGTCAGCTCTGCGGTTTGATTTTCTGAGTTTGCAGGATTAGGTTGGTTCTCTATGCTGCCAAGTCCCTCCACAGGTAAGACTGTAGGTAAAGGAATGTTtacaggaggagaagaaagacttACTGAGGAACCTTCTGTTGGAACAGAGGATTCAAGAGTTGGTTGGATGGAAACATCAGATGGTGGTGATTGGACTTCCTGGGTTACCGGACCCTCATTTTTTGTGGGTACAATCTGAGGCTGGATGAGAAGCTCTTGGGGAGGTGGAGGAATACTTGGAGGGGGATTGAGAGTACTGTTGATCGAAGATGGGTCAGTGTCAGATTTAGATGGAACAGTCTCCTCCGGTGATTGGGCTTgtattggtggtggtggtggaataTTTTCCGGTGGAGCAAGTTCACTAACAGGTGGTGTCTCCTCAGAGGAATCATGGACATTCACTTGAGAAGATGGTGGAGGAACCACTTCAACTGAGAGCTCTTTAGGAGGTAGAGGGGAGATCTCCACTGATGGTGGGGATACTAGTCTAACCGATGTGGTGGAGACTTCTTTAACAAGAGGAGGGGAGACTTCTTCAGGTGGGGTAAGAGAAACCTCTTTCGGTGGTGAAGGAGGGACTTTTtcaggtggaggaagagaaacCACTGCAGGTGGTGGAGGGACTTCTTTGGGTGGAGGAAAAGAAACCACtgcaggtggtggaggagggacTTCTTTGGGTGGAGGAAGAGAAACCACTGtaggtggtggaggagggacTTCTTTGGGTGGAGGAAGAGAAACCACTGtaggtggtggaggagggacTTCTTTGGGTGGAGGAAGAGAAACCACTGtaggtggtggaggagggacTTCTTTGGGTGGAGGAAGAGAAACCACTGtaggtggtggaggagggacTTCTTTGGGTGGAGGAAGAGAAACCACTgtaggtggtggtggagggacTTCTTGTGGTGGAGGAAGAGAAACCACTGtaggtggtggaggagggacTTCTTGTGGTGGAGGAAGAGAAACCACTGTAGGTGGTGGAGGGACTTCTTTGGGTGGAGGAAGAGAAATCGCTATAGGAGGTGGAGGCAAAACCTCTTTAGATGGTAGAGAAGAAACTTCTTtaagtggaggaagaggaattcccttcaggagaggaggaggaggaacctcTTTGGGTTGTGCTGGAGCGACTTCTCCAGGTGGTTCTGTAGAGAATATTTTAGGTTGGATTCGAAAAACATCTTTCGGTggaggagaaacgtcttcatGGAATGGAGGAGAGATCTTTTTTATTGTAGGTGGGGGAACTGCTTTAATAGGTGGAGGGGGAGCTGTATATGGTGGGGGAGGTGGGATGTTCAGAACAACAGGTAGGGCTCCCTGGGATCCACTGGGTTTCTGTGGTTCAGCCTCTGCGGTCAGCCTAACACATTCTGATAATACGGATGTGGTTGTAGACGAGGCGTCCCCACCAGGAATGGACCTCTCTGGGGGTACCTGCACTGGCATAACTAAGACCTCCTCGCTAAACACTgggggagggggaagaggaagcTCAAAATCACGAGATGCACTGAGGCCTATcggtggaggaggtgggggccaGGAGAACTCAGGGGACACGACCTTTCCTGATGTCTGATTGGTTGGCGGGTGGGAAGGATTATATGCtgcaggaagagagggaggagtgtgttttaatgaaatgGCGGgtgacgagtccacctctgtaACCTGCGTGGATGTCTTggcttcctcttctttcacgGCTGCCAGCCGGCCTTCACGTCTCTCTACCGCCTTCACTAACATTCCGTTTAACATGTCACGTACTCTtactttctcatctttttcagTCACTTTACTATTTCCTTTCAAATCAACATTCTGATTGGCCAGTCTGTCGTTGTACTCTTTCTGAATCTCTGCATTCAATACCATACTTTCTTGAACTTTCTTTGTTTCCACTGTTGCAGTCAAactcttgtgttttctctccaccAAACTCTTCACAGAGCTTTCTgtagatgaagaagaggagttcCTCtgttgtctcctgtcttttggATTCTTCTTTATGATGGCATGAAGGTTATCAGGTGCCGGGGGTCCCAGCAGCAACTCAAAGCTACGCTTGCTGTGAGCCCACacctctggaggaggaggtggaggtgcgTGGACTTTGGGATGTGGAGGGATGTTGAAGAGTTCTATCAAGGTCCGTACAGAAGGGCTAACGCTAGCAGTTTCAACCGAGCTGTTAGATTTGAGATCCTCTTTCAATTTTGAATTTTCAGGAAGCACTGGCTGCGTGAGAGGACGCCGAGTTGAAACAGGAGAGGACCCAGGAAAAAGCCTCTGAAGCTTTGCTAAGATGCCTTTCTTGTGTTTTGACGATGAGCCGTGGGGTCGTTTGCCATCTTGGCTGGAGTAGCCACTGGATGGGGAGACTTCGCTTAGCTTATTCTCCTGAAGGGATTCCTGCTTTTGTTGTGAAGCACCTTTGGAAACTGCTGCCTCTGCCTTTCCTGCCTGGGGTCTGATGGGACTGACAGACGCAGAACCTGTAGAATCATCCAGAGAACTGGTGTCAGCATTGTATCCAGGACTGTCCAGGTTTCTGGACCCAGAATACTTGTTTTTGACATTCTCCTCACCTGAGGCAGAGACTTTATGGTGAGAAGACTCCCCTACAGGTGCTGCAACCTCCATCAGATCACGTGACCGCCGCTTCATCTTATTGTAAAGAGAATAGGAGCGatttggaggaggaggtgccCTCTTTGGCTTCATCACTGACAGGCTACGAATAAACTGCCCCTCTTTCTTTATCACTTCTCCCTTAACAATGACCTTGCCATTGGAGGCGCATGCTGAAGATTGACTGAgggaagaggaaagaggaagttgGCCATCTTGTTTAAAGCCATCTGCATACGGTGACGTCTGCGGGGTGCTGTTTCTGGAGATGGTTGAGGAATCCGATACCAAGGTTTCCGAGGAATCCGAGTGGCTCCAACATGAGCTATCTGACATATTTTGAGGTTGAGATGGAGAGTTAACGGTGGAGGCTCTGGAGGAGGCTCTGGAGGAGGCTTTAGAGGAGGCCCGAGAGGGCGCGGGGCTGGACAGTAACAGGCTGCTCTTGCTGACAGTACGGACGCTGTTGCGACTCCGTCCGCGACTGATTTCCACCACATCGATGGAAGGTGGCAACACAGCATTGGGGATGATTTTGGACATGTAGGCAGCCTGGGGTGACATGGACATGACAGGGCTGGGCAGCTCCGGTTGGAGGCTGTTGGCAGTGGTCATCCAGGGAACGGCCACCGATCGAGGCCTCTGCTCATCAGTCGAGTTAGGGCCCAGGCACTTCAGCAAGGCCATGTCATCCCTATGACCAGCATGGGGGGCAATGCGCTGCTTAATCTGGTCTCTGTTGATGGGTTGGAtggtgtttgtgttctcagaaCTGCCGCTGGCTTCGTTCTGTGACTCTACTGCCTGCTGTGGCACATCAGTGGTCGGGCTGTTGTCAGGGTCACCATTATAAAGCTGTTCCTCATCTAACCTTTGAGCCACTGTCCAACCCCCCCGATCCAGACCTGAGAGAAGACAGGAGGACCAAGACAAACAATTTAAGAAATAAGCCATCCCTTCTTCATTGACAACTGCAAcacacatccattcattcatgaatATATCTTAGTCAATGAATGGCTTTGTAAGCAATACTTTTAATGATTAGCAGCGTACCTAGTTCCATCTGAACATGCTGTGGGATAGCCCCAATCGTCTTCCTGTGTCGTTTCCTTTTCTTAGTCTTTTCCGGCTTGTTTCCAGAGTTCAATGGCCTGAATGTGGATTCTTGGTTGAGTGAGGTgtgagaggaaagaggaaaatcaTGAGCCCTTGATACTTTTCAACCAGTATCTAATTAGAACTATATATACACGTACATTGGTAGtatgcatcatcatcataatacaATAGCCCAGAATAATGGGAGAGTGTTTATGCTTGCAGTTACTTTGCCTGGTGAGTCCAGAGCGGGAAGACCTCGTGGAGACACTTGATTGTACAGAGATGACAGAAGTTGTGTCAGCAATGGTGCTGTCTGTcacaaatcctccaccttccccATCTGTCTGGACCGTCATCATTGACTggcaaaagcaaacaaaaaacatttgaacaaaacatttattttcagtaaCAAAAAGTTTTAATTTGAAGTTGGAGTTCAAAATTTCACTCACAATTGTGCTTTCATTATCCCGATACTCCACCCCCTGATCAGTTTCTGAAACACAAATAACGAGATTTATACTGTTGTTTATGAGCAGTGTTTATAGCCCTTTAGGATAATATAGATGTGTTGGCATAGGACACCTCTAAATTAGTGCATAGCACATGCCAGTTTTTGTGTACCTTCCTGCTGCATCATTTTCAATCCCTCCAGCGCCTCACTGTGAAGGTTCTCAAGATACTCGGGCCTGCTGGCCTCCACGAACACGTTCTCCTGGAGCGACGGGGGCGCTGGGGTTTTGTCATCAACGAGCTTTGGTACAGCTgaagtagagagagtagagagGGGATCAGCCAGGATGAACTCAAAGCTGTGTTACTGTGGCAGTAGATCAGATGGCCATATGGACAGGATGAAAGCGTTCAGCCCTGTCAGGGACATTCAATCACAGAAGGACTTAATATGTTCAAAGGTTACTACCTGAGCGGGTTAGAAAAAGGCTGATCTGCTGACTTTGACTTCTCTCACtgttaataaatcataaatCTATTACCAGCTCTGAAGCTCcttctcatttcattttgacagtAAGAAAGACAACAGTTAATTTATATGATATGCTGTGTGTGCCTGTTCGAAGCATTGAAACCAGCTTCtcttaattattatttgaaaaaaatttgaaatacaatataaactagtgaaacatctgcaaaatattaaatcacagaatgatttaatttaatttaaaaacttaaTACCTTATTCTAATTACCTGTTGACCAACATAACTAAAAATATGTGTTCATTAGTTTTGTGCTAGTTGAACAACTCACATGTGATTGAACGGTGCTAAACACTTTTATGTAACGTTGACAGCTGCCCCAGATCACCACCTACTAAACTCCAATGCGTGCCCTATCTCTGGAAGAGCATGCTGGAATTAGCCTTAGCAGCCATGTGCTCAGTAATCACTACTATTTATTACCACTGTCTCTTCTGTAACAGTGGTTCAGGTGTTCTGGTGGCAGAAAATACCAATGAGTTACAGTATAAATAGATCAAATActaattctgttttttatttttctaaactgTGGAGCAATTTAGTTAGTGAAACTATGAATCCCAGAGTATACATATAATTAGAGAACACAATAAAGTGAGAATGAATGACCACACAATTACATTCCTGATTGTCTTCAATGAACCAGTTGATCCAGCCCGTACTGGTCATACCTGAATAGCAATTTCTACTAGGAGCCATTTGATTGAGTTATAAAACCGTCCATCCATTGTCTCGTAATTCCAGACCATTGGCATAACTTTTTTCCACTCACCTTTCCTCCTCAAGACTGTTGGGAAACAGTGGAAGCTCGTACTTAAGTTATTTGTCAGAAGCACCACCATAGTGAAAATGAGGAAAAGGAATCCGAAGTGTGGCACAATTATCCCCAAGTTGTGTTAAAGAAAGTAAAGGAAAAGATCTTATCTTAAGGTGCAGCCTGTTAGCTAGAAAACCGATGATGTCGCTGTCTTTGATAAACCTGATCTGAGTTCAAGTCCATGTGAAGCAGACAAGATCAGAGCCAATCGACAATCAGCTCAGATACTAATCCTCAGCAGTCTTATTCCTGCTGGCCCTCTTCTGTTTGTCCCCTACACACTCCTCAACAACATGACAAGCAACCCTCTGATGTTTCCCACTCACAGTCGCATCTGATTGGTCAATCGGGTCATGGATCACACTGAGATCTAATACGTACGCACCAAAAGGGAAGACAAAGCTGTTGTCAAGGATCTGAGGTGTGAAGTCACAAAAGGTTCCTCTCCTTTGTGCCATATCTTTAGCACTTAATTAGTTAATAAATAAGTCATGCATGACTTTGTTAGATTACACACAACTTTCATTAGGAGACTGAAAGAAATGTAATCATTCTTCAGGCTCAACAGTAATAGTATTAATGTTTTGCCACAAGGGGGAGTTGGTGAATTAAAGTGATGCTTCCCAAAAACaagattaaaaacatgtttaaaacagaGGCCTGCAGCTCCAAAGCACATGGGCAAGCATGTGAAAATGTTCCCCATTGTTTTTGGGTGAATTACATTCaatttgtttctctgcagcCAGGCTGAAAAGGATGACATAAGATCTTCAATTACTTGTTTAATCAAATGGAATGTTATCTAGAAACCTTTCTCATCTGGAGAAGAATCAAACACTCTTTACTCGTTCTATTTCTACTgggaggttgttgtttttttatctttattttctatGAAGGAAACCTAAAGCTAATTTGCAGCCATCGATCACTTCCGGGTTTTGCGGAGCAGACACGACATGGAATGTATGCCATCTGAACAAATGGAAAACATTCCCATGGTTGTGCGATAGTACCGAGTGACTCAAAACTTAATAGAATAGACGGAGAAGGAACGAATCGTATGTGTACGAGTTCATAGTGAGGAGTA
The Antennarius striatus isolate MH-2024 chromosome 17, ASM4005453v1, whole genome shotgun sequence genome window above contains:
- the si:dkey-157l19.2 gene encoding NHS-like protein 3 isoform X1; translated protein: MSNRDSLGFGDLLPQDVVDIFAQEKHKRGKKKRSHSLGRALGWLKGKKKKDLDAKGGLGLGPALDLAVDGHPTGHQGQHKGGQRSGRQAHPQGNSHAVPKLVDDKTPAPPSLQENVFVEASRPEYLENLHSEALEGLKMMQQEETDQGVEYRDNESTISMMTVQTDGEGGGFVTDSTIADTTSVISVQSSVSTRSSRSGLTRQKSTFRPLNSGNKPEKTKKRKRHRKTIGAIPQHVQMELGLDRGGWTVAQRLDEEQLYNGDPDNSPTTDVPQQAVESQNEASGSSENTNTIQPINRDQIKQRIAPHAGHRDDMALLKCLGPNSTDEQRPRSVAVPWMTTANSLQPELPSPVMSMSPQAAYMSKIIPNAVLPPSIDVVEISRGRSRNSVRTVSKSSLLLSSPAPSRASSKASSRASSRASTVNSPSQPQNMSDSSCWSHSDSSETLVSDSSTISRNSTPQTSPYADGFKQDGQLPLSSSLSQSSACASNGKVIVKGEVIKKEGQFIRSLSVMKPKRAPPPPNRSYSLYNKMKRRSRDLMEVAAPVGESSHHKVSASGEENVKNKYSGSRNLDSPGYNADTSSLDDSTGSASVSPIRPQAGKAEAAVSKGASQQKQESLQENKLSEVSPSSGYSSQDGKRPHGSSSKHKKGILAKLQRLFPGSSPVSTRRPLTQPVLPENSKLKEDLKSNSSVETASVSPSVRTLIELFNIPPHPKVHAPPPPPPEVWAHSKRSFELLLGPPAPDNLHAIIKKNPKDRRQQRNSSSSSTESSVKSLVERKHKSLTATVETKKVQESMVLNAEIQKEYNDRLANQNVDLKGNSKVTEKDEKVRVRDMLNGMLVKAVERREGRLAAVKEEEAKTSTQVTEVDSSPAISLKHTPPSLPAAYNPSHPPTNQTSGKVVSPEFSWPPPPPPIGLSASRDFELPLPPPPVFSEEVLVMPVQVPPERSIPGGDASSTTTSVLSECVRLTAEAEPQKPSGSQGALPVVLNIPPPPPYTAPPPPIKAVPPPTIKKISPPFHEDVSPPPKDVFRIQPKIFSTEPPGEVAPAQPKEVPPPPLLKGIPLPPLKEVSSLPSKEVLPPPPIAISLPPPKEVPPPPTVVSLPPPQEVPPPPPTVVSLPPPQEVPPPPPTVVSLPPPKEVPPPPPTVVSLPPPKEVPPPPPTVVSLPPPKEVPPPPPTVVSLPPPKEVPPPPPTVVSLPPPKEVPPPPPAVVSFPPPKEVPPPPAVVSLPPPEKVPPSPPKEVSLTPPEEVSPPLVKEVSTTSVRLVSPPSVEISPLPPKELSVEVVPPPSSQVNVHDSSEETPPVSELAPPENIPPPPPIQAQSPEETVPSKSDTDPSSINSTLNPPPSIPPPPQELLIQPQIVPTKNEGPVTQEVQSPPSDVSIQPTLESSVPTEGSSVSLSSPPVNIPLPTVLPVEGLGSIENQPNPANSENQTAELTSTPVVQEKPTVIVTPSILQVVKLRSVSNSPEPPKAQEVEATVSNQVPTSSASGETPQKPIRKSLIATSPTSSSPPVVVISQAAHSKSESTVIQPASSPTAVSPTVKSPPATIAAPSMNLQEAIRLRTAARSQTSSAPRISLHSQTSPTGFHKSPTSTASFIFSKSNKRAMIETRHMAGERAAIKKNLEGSSVTKVMDSEAELVKKGVKVPPPVAKKPKTMGKEVETSVGTEQTAGQEALKESITDAEEKTNGTAGTVGETPST
- the si:dkey-157l19.2 gene encoding NHS-like protein 3 isoform X3; this translates as MSNRDSLGFGDLLPQDVVDIFAQEKHKRGKKKRSHSLGRALGWLKGKKKKDLDAKGGLGLGPALDLAVDGHPTGHQGQHKGGQRSGRQAHPQGNSHAVPKLVDDKTPAPPSLQENVFVEASRPEYLENLHSEALEGLKMMQQEETDQGVEYRDNESTISMMTVQTDGEGGGFVTDSTIADTTSVISVQSSVSTRSSRSGLTRQKSTFRPLNSGNKPEKTKKRKRHRKTIGAIPQHVQMELGLDRGGWTVAQRLDEEQLYNGDPDNSPTTDVPQQAVESQNEASGSSENTNTIQPINRDQIKQRIAPHAGHRDDMALLKCLGPNSTDEQRPRSVAVPWMTTANSLQPELPSPVMSMSPQAAYMSKIIPNAVLPPSIDVVEISRGRSRNSVRTVSKSSLLLSSPAPSRASSKASSRASSRASTVNSPSQPQNMSDSSCWSHSDSSETLVSDSSTISRNSTPQTSPYADGFKQDGQLPLSSSLSQSSACASNGKVIVKGEVIKKEGQFIRSLSVMKPKRAPPPPNRSYSLYNKMKRRSRDLMEVAAPVGESSHHKVSASGSASVSPIRPQAGKAEAAVSKGASQQKQESLQENKLSEVSPSSGYSSQDGKRPHGSSSKHKKGILAKLQRLFPGSSPVSTRRPLTQPVLPENSKLKEDLKSNSSVETASVSPSVRTLIELFNIPPHPKVHAPPPPPPEVWAHSKRSFELLLGPPAPDNLHAIIKKNPKDRRQQRNSSSSSTESSVKSLVERKHKSLTATVETKKVQESMVLNAEIQKEYNDRLANQNVDLKGNSKVTEKDEKVRVRDMLNGMLVKAVERREGRLAAVKEEEAKTSTQVTEVDSSPAISLKHTPPSLPAAYNPSHPPTNQTSGKVVSPEFSWPPPPPPIGLSASRDFELPLPPPPVFSEEVLVMPVQVPPERSIPGGDASSTTTSVLSECVRLTAEAEPQKPSGSQGALPVVLNIPPPPPYTAPPPPIKAVPPPTIKKISPPFHEDVSPPPKDVFRIQPKIFSTEPPGEVAPAQPKEVPPPPLLKGIPLPPLKEVSSLPSKEVLPPPPIAISLPPPKEVPPPPTVVSLPPPQEVPPPPPTVVSLPPPQEVPPPPPTVVSLPPPKEVPPPPPTVVSLPPPKEVPPPPPTVVSLPPPKEVPPPPPTVVSLPPPKEVPPPPPTVVSLPPPKEVPPPPPAVVSFPPPKEVPPPPAVVSLPPPEKVPPSPPKEVSLTPPEEVSPPLVKEVSTTSVRLVSPPSVEISPLPPKELSVEVVPPPSSQVNVHDSSEETPPVSELAPPENIPPPPPIQAQSPEETVPSKSDTDPSSINSTLNPPPSIPPPPQELLIQPQIVPTKNEGPVTQEVQSPPSDVSIQPTLESSVPTEGSSVSLSSPPVNIPLPTVLPVEGLGSIENQPNPANSENQTAELTSTPVVQEKPTVIVTPSILQVVKLRSVSNSPEPPKAQEVEATVSNQVPTSSASGETPQKPIRKSLIATSPTSSSPPVVVISQAAHSKSESTVIQPASSPTAVSPTVKSPPATIAAPSMNLQEAIRLRTAARSQTSSAPRISLHSQTSPTGFHKSPTSTASFIFSKSNKRAMIETRHMAGERAAIKKNLEGSSVTKVMDSEAELVKKGVKVPPPVAKKPKTMGKEVETSVGTEQTAGQEALKESITDAEEKTNGTAGTVGETPST